Genomic DNA from uncultured Acetobacterium sp.:
TTAAAGGAGAAATTATGTCAGAAAAAACGTTTTATATCACCACCCCCATTTACTATCCCAGCGGGAACCTGCATATTGGCCATACCTACACCACGGTAGCCGCCGATACAATTACCCGGTTTAAAAAACTGAAGGGCTATGATACCTATTTTTTAACCGGAACTGATGAACATGGCCAGAAGATTGAAAAAATAGCCGCTGAAGCTGGCGTCGCACCCCAGGATTATGTCGATGGGATTGTTACCGGGATTAAAAACCTCTGGGATACCATGAACATCAACTATGATCAGTTTATCAGAACCACCGATCCTGAGCATGAAAAAACCATCCAGCGGATTTTTAAAAAGCTCTACGATCAGGGTGACATTTACAAATCCAACTATGAGGGTTGGTATTGTACCCCTTGTGAATCTTTCTGGACCGAAAGTCAATTAGTCGATGGGAATTGCCCGGATTGTGGACGACCTGTGGAAAAAGCCTCGGAAGAGGCCTACTTCTTTAAAATGTCAAAATATGCCGATGATCTGCTCAAACACATCGAAGCCAACCCTGATTTTATTCAGCCCGAGTCCCGCAAAAATGAAATGATCAACAATTTCATCAAACCCGGACTCCAGGATTTATGTGTCTCCCGAACCTCCTTTACCTGGGGCGTACCAGTGGACTTTGACCCCGGACATGTGGTTTACGTGTGGATTGACGCCCTGCCTAACTACATTTCAGCCCTGGGTTATCTCAATGACAAGCCGGATCTGATGGACCGCTACTGGCCGGCCGATGTCCATCTGGTCGGAAAAGATATTATCCGTTTCCATACCATTTACTGGCCGATTATCCTGATGGCGTTAGAATTACCGCTGCCCAAACAGGTTTACGGCCACGGCTGGATCCTGCTAAAAGGCGGAAAAATGTCCAAATCTGTGGGTAACGTTGTGGATCCTGTGGTATTAGTGGATAAATACGGCGTCGATGCCCTGCGTTATCATGTGCTGCGGGAGATGAGCTATGGTTCCGATGGGGTGTATAACGAAGACCTGCTGGTCAGCCACATCAATTCAGACCTGGCCAATGACCTGGGCAACCTGCTCAGCCGGACCCTGGCGATGACCGAAAAATATTTCGGCGGAATTATTCCCAAAGAACGGGAAAAAGAAGCAATCGACAACGAGATTATCGAACTGGCTGAAAAAACGCCCGGGATTGTCAGCGACTATATGGACAAGCTGGACTTCAGCCGGGCTTTGGAGGAAATCTGGAAGTTGGTTTCCCGCTCCAATAAATACATCGACGAAACTCAACCCTGGGTACTGGGAAAAACCCCGGAAAAACAGGCCCGACTGGCCCAGGTAATGTATAACCTGACCGAATGTCTGCGGATTGTCACCGTGCTGATTTCAGCCGCGATGCCAGAAACCGCCCGAAAAATCGGCGAACAATTAAAATGTCCCGAAAACTGTTTAACCTGGGACAGCATCCAGCAGTTTGGCGGCTATCCCGAAGGACTCCAGATTGAACGCTGTGACGCCCTCTTCCCGCGAATTGAGCTGGAGAAAAAGGAAGAAAAACCGGTTAAAGAAGCGAAACCTAAAACTGAAAAAAATATAAAAGAAAATAAACCAGATAGTGAAAGTCAGGAAGAACTGCCGGAAGGATTGATCACCATTGATGACTTTGCCAAGGTGCAGCTGCGGGTGGCCGAAGTCGTTGCCTGTGAACCCCATCCTGATGCGGATCGTCTGCTGGTATTACAACTGATGGTTGGTCAGGAAAAACGACAAGTGGTCTCGGGTATTGCCAAATATTATGCCCCGGAAGACCTGGTCGGCAAAACCGTAATTCTC
This window encodes:
- the metG gene encoding methionine--tRNA ligase, which gives rise to MSEKTFYITTPIYYPSGNLHIGHTYTTVAADTITRFKKLKGYDTYFLTGTDEHGQKIEKIAAEAGVAPQDYVDGIVTGIKNLWDTMNINYDQFIRTTDPEHEKTIQRIFKKLYDQGDIYKSNYEGWYCTPCESFWTESQLVDGNCPDCGRPVEKASEEAYFFKMSKYADDLLKHIEANPDFIQPESRKNEMINNFIKPGLQDLCVSRTSFTWGVPVDFDPGHVVYVWIDALPNYISALGYLNDKPDLMDRYWPADVHLVGKDIIRFHTIYWPIILMALELPLPKQVYGHGWILLKGGKMSKSVGNVVDPVVLVDKYGVDALRYHVLREMSYGSDGVYNEDLLVSHINSDLANDLGNLLSRTLAMTEKYFGGIIPKEREKEAIDNEIIELAEKTPGIVSDYMDKLDFSRALEEIWKLVSRSNKYIDETQPWVLGKTPEKQARLAQVMYNLTECLRIVTVLISAAMPETARKIGEQLKCPENCLTWDSIQQFGGYPEGLQIERCDALFPRIELEKKEEKPVKEAKPKTEKNIKENKPDSESQEELPEGLITIDDFAKVQLRVAEVVACEPHPDADRLLVLQLMVGQEKRQVVSGIAKYYAPEDLVGKTVILVANLKPVNLRGLESNGMILAATKGKKLSLVTVDGIPSGGKVS